CAGTGACTTCTGGCAGATGGTGATTAAAGGCCTGGTGATTGTCACCGCAGTGGTGATCGACCAGTTCCAGCAGCGTTTACAAAGTAAGGTGGTGTTAATGCGTCGCCATGAAATTAAACAGCAGGCAGCGTGATGGCCACCCTCAACAGGAGCAGAATATGAAGCGTGATTTTAGCGGGAAAACGGTGGTGATCACCGGTGCCTGCCGTGGCATTGGCGCCGGGATTGCAGAGCGTTTTGCCGGGGATGGCGCCCGGCTGGTAATGGTTTCTAATGATGGTGAGCGGGTGCAGGCGACGGCAGAAAAACTGCGCGCGCAGTATGGCGCGGAGATTCTGGCGCTACAGGTTGATGTGACCGATGAAGCGCAGGTGCAGGCGCTGTATCAGCAGGCGGCAGAGAAGTTCGGCAGCATCGATGTTTCGATTCAGAATGCCGGGGTGATCACCATTGCAACTTACGACACTATGCCAAAAGCCGATTTCGAGCGCATCCTCGCGGTGAATACTACCGGCGTCTGGCTCTGCTGCCGCGAAGCGGCGAAATATATGGTGAAGCAGCAGAGCGGCAGCCTGATCAATACCTCTTCCGGCCAGGGGCGTCAGGGCTTTATCTATACGCCACACTACGCAGCCAGCAAAATGGGGGTGATCGGCATTACCCAGAGCCTGGCCCATGAGCTGGCGCCCTGGCATATCACCGTCAATGCCTTCTGCCCGGGAATTATCGAAAGTGAGATGTGGGACTATAACGACCGTGTATGGGGGGAGATTCTCAGCAACGACAGCAAACGTTACGGCAAAGGCGAACTGATGGCGGAGTGGGTTGAGGGTATCCCGCTAAAACGCGCCGGGCAGCCGCGCGATGTCGCCGGGCTGGTGGCGTTTCTGGCGTCCGATGACGCGCGCTATATCACCGGACAGACCATCAATGTCGATGGCGGATTAA
This is a stretch of genomic DNA from Winslowiella toletana. It encodes these proteins:
- a CDS encoding glucose 1-dehydrogenase: MKRDFSGKTVVITGACRGIGAGIAERFAGDGARLVMVSNDGERVQATAEKLRAQYGAEILALQVDVTDEAQVQALYQQAAEKFGSIDVSIQNAGVITIATYDTMPKADFERILAVNTTGVWLCCREAAKYMVKQQSGSLINTSSGQGRQGFIYTPHYAASKMGVIGITQSLAHELAPWHITVNAFCPGIIESEMWDYNDRVWGEILSNDSKRYGKGELMAEWVEGIPLKRAGQPRDVAGLVAFLASDDARYITGQTINVDGGLIMS